A window of Chitinophaga sp. MM2321 contains these coding sequences:
- a CDS encoding gliding motility lipoprotein GldH, with protein MKRLLLVTAGLFLLAAACKPPKMDAFEKNLEIPGHDWAYDFKPSFEVAIQPEDTADLYNIYVNVRHTDAYPYSNVWILVGTQYPGDSTAREQRVELPLSDINGKWLGSGLDDIYEHRIPIQQKAIFDKPGTYKFTFEQNMRQNPLPHVMNVGLRIEKAGKRP; from the coding sequence ATGAAGAGATTACTCCTGGTAACAGCAGGCTTATTTTTACTGGCTGCTGCCTGCAAGCCGCCTAAAATGGATGCGTTCGAGAAGAACCTGGAAATACCGGGTCATGACTGGGCATACGATTTTAAACCGTCTTTTGAAGTAGCTATACAACCGGAAGATACTGCCGATCTGTACAATATTTACGTGAACGTGCGGCATACCGATGCCTATCCATATAGCAATGTATGGATCCTGGTAGGCACACAATATCCGGGAGACAGCACTGCCCGCGAGCAAAGGGTAGAACTGCCGTTATCTGATATAAACGGGAAATGGCTGGGAAGCGGGTTGGATGATATCTACGAACACCGTATCCCCATTCAGCAAAAAGCCATTTTCGACAAGCCGGGCACCTATAAATTTACATTTGAGCAAAACATGCGGCAAAATCCGCTTCCGCATGTGATGAATGTTGGCTTGCGGATTGAGAAAGCCGGCAAACGGCCATGA
- a CDS encoding YicC/YloC family endoribonuclease: MLKSMTGFGRAESARGETSIVVEIKSLNGKQFEVNLKFSPLLKPYEFDIRSLMQQTLQRGTLDATINIRQNGATRPVVINTDLAKYYYQSITTLANELDLPQGDMLNVLMKLPEVVSPASEQMAEEEWKDVENTLKAALSDLDVHRQDEGLMLQADLQQRIENIDAYTLKVKELDPLRKDRIRQRLEGLLAEHVGKENVDANRLEQELIFYLEKLDISEELSRLENHLRYFKEILKDADAAKGKKLGFVLQEIGREINTTGSKANDAGIQQWVVLMKDELEKAKEQVLNVL; the protein is encoded by the coding sequence ATGCTGAAATCAATGACCGGCTTCGGAAGGGCAGAAAGCGCAAGAGGCGAAACGAGTATAGTGGTGGAAATCAAATCGCTGAATGGTAAGCAGTTTGAAGTGAACCTGAAATTTTCTCCTTTGCTAAAGCCTTATGAGTTCGACATCCGTTCGCTTATGCAACAAACTTTGCAACGCGGTACACTCGATGCAACGATCAACATTCGTCAGAATGGCGCTACCCGTCCGGTTGTAATCAATACTGACCTTGCCAAGTATTACTATCAATCCATCACTACATTAGCCAACGAGCTGGATCTGCCACAGGGAGATATGCTTAATGTGCTGATGAAACTGCCGGAAGTAGTAAGCCCTGCTTCAGAGCAGATGGCGGAAGAAGAATGGAAAGATGTGGAGAACACCCTGAAAGCAGCCCTCTCCGACCTGGACGTTCATCGTCAGGACGAAGGACTGATGCTGCAGGCTGATCTGCAACAACGCATAGAAAACATTGATGCCTATACGCTGAAGGTGAAAGAACTGGACCCTTTGCGTAAAGACCGTATCCGCCAGCGTTTGGAAGGATTGCTGGCTGAACATGTAGGGAAAGAAAATGTGGATGCCAACAGGCTTGAACAGGAACTGATCTTTTATCTGGAAAAACTGGATATTTCTGAAGAACTGTCGCGCCTGGAAAATCATCTCCGTTACTTTAAAGAAATCCTGAAAGATGCAGATGCTGCAAAAGGCAAGAAGCTGGGTTTTGTATTACAGGAAATAGGGCGTGAAATAAATACAACCGGTTCTAAAGCCAATGATGCCGGCATCCAGCAATGGGTGGTGTTGATGAAAGATGAACTGGAGAAGGCCAAAGAACAAGTTTTAAATGTTTTATAG
- a CDS encoding ATP-binding protein, producing MMRKIFNKMQEGKSVSFVYLLVLGYTIAALIWWGVLLFRQSEQITRFERQNLSLRIDSLTQPVEHVLEMQRIDKEEHMRSFKYFGEGVIFLVIILLGALFVYRAVWKYMKLSRQQQNFMMAVTHELKSPIAAAKLNLETIRRHRLDEEKQAKLIDNTIRETNRLDQLCNNILLAAQLETHKYQLYKEPLDFSALLEAGIRDLGGRIGTHAINASILPHVWMEGDKLMLQIILSNLVENAVKYAPRNTAVNVKLFEEDEELKLQVTDEGPGIPLEERKRIFLKFYRVGNENTRKAKGSGLGLFLTAKIVEQHGGYIEVKGNVPTGACFEITWPEYSVQTA from the coding sequence ATGATGAGAAAGATTTTCAATAAAATGCAGGAAGGAAAATCTGTTTCCTTCGTTTATTTGCTGGTATTGGGATATACCATTGCGGCCCTGATCTGGTGGGGCGTATTACTGTTCAGACAAAGCGAACAAATTACCCGCTTTGAACGGCAAAACCTCTCTTTGCGTATAGATAGTCTTACACAACCCGTAGAGCACGTGCTGGAGATGCAGCGGATCGACAAGGAGGAACACATGCGTTCTTTTAAATATTTTGGAGAAGGCGTTATCTTCCTGGTGATCATCTTACTCGGCGCGCTCTTTGTGTACAGGGCTGTGTGGAAATATATGAAACTCAGCCGGCAGCAACAGAATTTTATGATGGCAGTTACGCATGAACTGAAATCACCTATTGCAGCGGCTAAACTGAACCTTGAAACCATCCGGCGTCACCGGCTGGACGAAGAGAAACAGGCTAAACTGATAGATAATACCATTCGAGAAACCAACCGGCTGGATCAGCTTTGCAATAACATCCTGTTGGCCGCACAACTGGAAACACATAAATACCAGCTGTATAAAGAGCCGCTGGATTTTTCTGCACTACTGGAAGCCGGGATCAGAGATCTGGGCGGACGTATAGGCACACATGCTATTAATGCCAGTATTTTACCGCACGTGTGGATGGAAGGAGATAAACTGATGTTGCAGATCATCCTGAGCAATCTGGTAGAAAACGCCGTGAAATATGCACCGCGTAATACGGCTGTCAATGTAAAACTGTTTGAAGAAGACGAAGAACTGAAATTGCAGGTAACGGACGAAGGTCCGGGAATACCATTGGAAGAACGGAAACGGATCTTCCTGAAATTTTACCGCGTTGGCAATGAAAACACCCGTAAAGCAAAAGGCTCCGGACTGGGTTTATTCCTCACCGCTAAAATAGTAGAACAGCATGGCGGCTATATTGAAGTAAAGGGAAATGTTCCAACAGGTGCCTGCTTTGAAATAACGTGGCCTGAATATTCCGTGCAAACAGCGTAA